AGTCGAGTTCGTTGCGCGCGTCGACCAGGGCCCGGCGGCTCTCGTCCTCGACGGCGTGCTCCTCGGCGTCCTTGACCATCCTCTCGATCTCTTCGGGCGTCAGGCCACTGTCAGAAACAATCCGGATGGACTGCTCCTTACCGGTGCCCTTATCCTTGGCCGACACGTGCATGATACCGTCAGCATCGAGATCAAAGGTGACCTCCACCTGCGGCATTCCGCGCGGCGCGGCTGCTATGCCGGTGAGGTCAAACTGGCCCAGCACCTTGTTGTGCTCGGCTATCTCGCGCTCGCCCTGGAACACCTTGATCGAAACCGCGGGCTGGTTGTCCTCGGCGGTGGAAAACACCTGGGCCTTGTTGGTCGGGATGGTGGTGTTCTTCTCGATGAGCTTGGTGAACACGCCACCCAGCGTCTCGATGCCGAGCGACAGCGGGGTGACGTCGAGCAGCAGCACGTCCTTGACGTCGCCGGCCAGCACGCCGCCCTGTATGGCTGCCCCGAGGGCTACGACCTCGTCGGGGTTGACGCCCTTGTGCGGCTCCTTGCCGAAGATACGCTGCACGTGATCCTGCACTGCCGGCATGCGCGACATGCCACCGACCAGCACCACGTCGTCGATCTCGCCGGCCGAGAGGCCCGCGTCCTTGAGTGCAGTGCGGCAGGGAACGTCGAGCCTGTCGAGCAGGCTCGCGCAAAGCGCCTCGAGCTTGGAACGGGTGAGCTTGAGGTTCAGGTGCTTTGGGCCCGCCTGGTCGGCGGTGATGAACGGAAGGTTGATGTCGGTCTCGGCCGAGGTCGAGAGCTCGCACTTGGCCTTCTCGGCGGCTTCCTTGAGCCGCTGCAACGCCATCTTGTCCTTGGAGAGATCCACGCCCTGGTCCTTCTTGAACTCCTTCACGAGGTAGTCCATGACGACCTGGTCAAAGTCTTCACCACCCAGCAGGGTGTCACCGTTAGTGGACTTGACCTCGAACACCGAGCCGCCCAGTTCAAGTATGGAGATGTCGAAGGTGCCACCACCGAGATCAAACACTGCGATCTTGCGGTCACCCTGGTCACCCTTGTCCAGCCCGTAGGCAAGAGCAGCGGCGGTGGGCTCGTTGATGATGCGCTGCACGTTGAGGCCGGCGACGGCGCCGGCGTCCTTGGTGGCCTGGCGCTGCGAATCGTTGAAGTAAGCCGGCACGGTTATGACCGCGTCGGTAACGGTCTCGCCGAGGTAGTCTTCGGCCGTGCTCTTCATCTTGGCCAGTATCATCGAAGAGACTTCGGCGGGGCTGGTCTTATTGCCACCCAGGTTCACCCAGGCGTCGCCGTTGTCGTGGCCCACTACCTCGTAGGGAAGCAGCTTGGCCGATGACTGGACCTCCTTGTCCTTGAATCGACGGCCGATGAGCCTCTTGATGGCGTAGATGGTGTTGTCGGGGTTGGTGACGGCCTGGCGCCTGGCGATCTGCCCGACCAGCCTCTCGCCGTTATCGTTTACGGCCACCACCGATGGCGTTGTGCGACCACCCTCACTGTTGGCAATCACGTTGGGGCTTCCGCCCTCCAGCACGGCCACACAAGAGTTGGTCGTTCCAAGGTCTATTCCGATTATTTTTCCCATTAGCCCTGTTTTTCCTTGTAGTTTTTTAAGCTGGCAGCCGCGATGGCCACCCTGCTCCGTAGTATGAAGTAATCACCAAGCCCGGCGGCGCAAGGCCACGGGACAGGTGTTTTTCAGCTTTCGTCGCCTTTTTTACCCTTTTCGGGTTCACTATTGCTGTCGGCAGCCGGGGCACGGGCCACGATCACACGGGCGGGCCTGAGAAGCCGGTCCTTGAAGCGATAACCGGCCCTCACGACCCGGTGGACGCTGTCGGGACGAGGATTTTCCTCGCTCTCGCCCGTGGCCTCAATTATCGAAATCGCTTCGTGCTGGGCCGGATCAAACGCTTCCCCCTCGGCCTCCATGCGCTCAACCCCGTGACGTTCGAGCACTGAACCAAGACCCTTGAGCACCAGGCTGACCCCCTGCACGAGGTTCTCAGCGCCGGCGCCGGCGTGTTCGACTGCCATTTCGAGCTGGTCGACCACCTCGAGCAGGTCGCGGGCCAGCGGTTCAACGGCGTAGCGCGCGCGATCACCGCGCTCACGATCCTGTCGGCGGGCCATGTTTTCCTGCTCGGCCAGCGCCCGCAGGTGCAGATCACGTTGGCGGGCGAGCTCTTCGAGGGCCTGCTCGAGCTGCTCTTCCAGGCTGAGTTCTTCGGCAGGCTCGGCCGCCTGGGCCGCGACTACCGTGCTATCTTCGAGGGCGCTGCCTTCAACCGCGCCATCTTCCGCCTGTGAATCCTGCACCTTCGACTCTTCCCCTTCCTCGACCACCACCCGGGTTTTTTTCGTTTTTTTCCTGGCACTCATATCGTTGCTGGCCGCTTCAGCTGGTCGCTCCGGCTGATCGGAGTA
This DNA window, taken from Candidatus Binatota bacterium, encodes the following:
- the dnaK gene encoding molecular chaperone DnaK; this translates as MGKIIGIDLGTTNSCVAVLEGGSPNVIANSEGGRTTPSVVAVNDNGERLVGQIARRQAVTNPDNTIYAIKRLIGRRFKDKEVQSSAKLLPYEVVGHDNGDAWVNLGGNKTSPAEVSSMILAKMKSTAEDYLGETVTDAVITVPAYFNDSQRQATKDAGAVAGLNVQRIINEPTAAALAYGLDKGDQGDRKIAVFDLGGGTFDISILELGGSVFEVKSTNGDTLLGGEDFDQVVMDYLVKEFKKDQGVDLSKDKMALQRLKEAAEKAKCELSTSAETDINLPFITADQAGPKHLNLKLTRSKLEALCASLLDRLDVPCRTALKDAGLSAGEIDDVVLVGGMSRMPAVQDHVQRIFGKEPHKGVNPDEVVALGAAIQGGVLAGDVKDVLLLDVTPLSLGIETLGGVFTKLIEKNTTIPTNKAQVFSTAEDNQPAVSIKVFQGEREIAEHNKVLGQFDLTGIAAAPRGMPQVEVTFDLDADGIMHVSAKDKGTGKEQSIRIVSDSGLTPEEIERMVKDAEEHAVEDESRRALVDARNELDSMIYRTDKSLEEAGEGLEDADKESIKAAIETARPALESEDVDVLKAASQELEKSSHKLAEAMYAKAREEAEAAQAEGAGEQPGDGDGGDSSDSGDDDVVDADFEEVKPST
- a CDS encoding nucleotide exchange factor GrpE, whose translation is MSARKKTKKTRVVVEEGEESKVQDSQAEDGAVEGSALEDSTVVAAQAAEPAEELSLEEQLEQALEELARQRDLHLRALAEQENMARRQDRERGDRARYAVEPLARDLLEVVDQLEMAVEHAGAGAENLVQGVSLVLKGLGSVLERHGVERMEAEGEAFDPAQHEAISIIEATGESEENPRPDSVHRVVRAGYRFKDRLLRPARVIVARAPAADSNSEPEKGKKGDES